A single region of the Epinephelus moara isolate mb chromosome 16, YSFRI_EMoa_1.0, whole genome shotgun sequence genome encodes:
- the tmem9 gene encoding transmembrane protein 9: protein MSSARERSWTFVAPALVTLILLDAVVIAQAKNFEDVRCKCICPPYRNITGHIYNRNVSQKDCNCLHVVEPMPVPGHDVEAYCLLCECKYEERSSNTIKVTIIIYLSVVGALLLYMLFLLLVDPLIRKHDAYTQPLHNEEDSEEMRPTVDSAQARGNTVLERVEGAQQRWKKQVQEQRKTVFDRHKMLS from the exons ATGTCGTCTGCCAGGGAAAGATCCTGGACCTTTGTTGCCCCCGCACTGGTGACCTTGATTCTGCTGGATGCTGTTGTTATTGCACAGGCGAAG AACTTTGAGGATGTTCGCTGCAAGTGCATCTGCCCACCGTACAGAAACATCACTGGCCACATATATAACAGAAACGTGTCCCAGAAGGACTG TAACTGCCTCCATGTAGTGGAGCCCATGCCGGTGCCTGGCCATGATGTGGAAGCTTACTGCCTGTTGTGTGAGTGCAAGTACGAGGAACGAAGTAGCAACACCATCAAG GTAACCATCATCATTTACCTGTCTGTTGTTGGTGCACTGCTGCTCTACATGCTGTTCCTGCTGCTGGTTGATCCTCTAATTCGCAAACATGACGCCTACACCCAGCCTCTGCACAACGAGGAGGACTCTGAG GAGATGCGTCCGACGGTGGACAGCGCCCAGGCCAGAGGAAACACCGTGCTGGAGCGGGTTGAGGGAGCACAGCAGCGCTGGAAAAAGCAGGTTCAGGAGCAGCGCAAGACAGTTTTTGACCGCCACAAGATGCTTAGTTAA